The genomic DNA CAGAGCAAAACTCAATGGGAGTGACAACAGGACTTGCCCTTGAAGGGCTGATACCGTTTTTCGTGGATTTTTCAATATTTGTTACTGGTACTGTATGGACACAGCTGAGACAGGCATGTTATTCCAAGGCAAATGTAAAAATAATAGGCTCGCATCCGGGGATAGATAACGGGCCTGACGGGGCAACGCATCATGCACTGGAGGATATAGCACTTTCGAGAGTTCTGCCTAATCTTACAGTATTGATTCCGGCTGATACTTATGAACTGAAGGATATGATAAAAAAAGCGATTGAAATAAACGGGCCTGTTTATATAAGAACAGCAAGAGATGTTGTACCTTTATACAATACTGAGGATACAGGATTCGAACCGGGGAAAGCTCAGGTCATATACGATGAGGGTGATGATATAGCTCTGATATTTGAAGGTACAGCGGGCAAACAGGCTTTTGAAGGATTTAAGCTTTTGAAGGAAAAAGGATATAAATGTAAATTAATCAATATAAGAAGTATAAAGCCTGTAGATAAGGAATTAATACTAAAAACAGGAAGGACTGTAAAAGGAATAATAACAGTGGAGAATCATTCTGTATACGGAGGGCTGGGCTCTGTCACGGCAGAAATACTCGGCACGGCTGAGCATAAAGCTGTTCTCAGATATGTAGGTATAAAGGATACATTTACAGAATCCGGCAAGACATCAGATGTTAAAGAGAAATACGGATTAAGTAAAGAAAAAATATTAATAGCAGCAGAAGATATAATGAAAAAGTAATTTTAACGAGTAAAAAAATCCAAAACTATATCATAAAAAATTGATATAGTTTTTTTATAATACTTTGTATTTCCATTGAATTGTATTAGTATTTAATTTGAAAAAGAAATTGACAAAATCAAATTCATGAAGTAAAATATACTACAATACTGTTTTAGCTATGTTATAGATTCAATGAAATTAAATAATTTGATCATTATTATTTTAAAAAAATAATATAATTTTTTTAAAACTAAGGAGGTGCAGACTAATTTTTAAAAAATAATAATTATTACTGAAAATAACTATCAATAATGTTAAAATATTTGTTTGATTAATTTAATATACACAAAATAATAATTTTATTTTAGAAATATTTAGACTGATCCTTAGTAAAGTAAGGCATGATTTTCTTAAAATAGCAAAAAATAGATTTATTTATAAAGATAATTTATAAAACAAAATCAGGAAAGGATATTTTTTGATAAACAGGGGAAGGCTATTTGAGAGGCACAGCTAAGGAGGAAAATATGAAAAAACCAAAAAGAAATAAAAGATTATTAATGTCTTTTTTAGCAATAAACACACTGGTAACAGCTTATACTGGAACAAATCAGAGTCTGACAACTACCAAAACAGACAGACTTTATAATAGTATAGTTAAAAACATACAAACTGGAAAAACAAATAAAGACAATTATAAACTTATCGAAAACATTCTAAAGAAAAAAAATAAAGAATTAAAAGATCTTTATGTACAGGGGGATTATATTGTAAAGCCGGAATATCTGGAATGGCAGATATTTTTCAGCGGTTATTATGAAGAATATAATAAAGATGTAGATAATACAGGTGAAAATGCATTGTACCATTCTAATCCTGAACATGGTACAAGCGGTTATTATGATGCAAACGGAGTTTATGTGGCAACAGGAAGAACTTCGGGATTATTTGGTAAAGCCTACCAGCCGCCTCAGGAGGGTAAGGAAATAAGAATGGGTGTAAATATTACGCTCAGAGACATGAAAAAGGAAGCTATTAACCTTAGTGTGGGAAATGTAGATGTGGCTGAAGTGACACCGCTTACAATGAATGTAACACCGCCAGAGGTAAAGGATCTTCCGGAAATATCAGTAGGAACATACGGAGGAATAACGACTCCGTCAATTTCGATACCCACAGTAAATCCTATCAGTATAGGAACAATAACAGCAAGTTCACCGGGAGCGATTTCGACACCTACGATTACTCCGTTTGAAGTAACAGTTCCTACGGCACCTACGGTAAAAGAACCGGTAGTAGGGGAAATAATGGCGCCTTCGGCACCTGCTACGCCTACAGCACCTACTGTTACGGCAGTAGCTTTTAATCCGGTTACTCCAAATGTTGCAACACCAAATACTACAACACCGCCTAATCTGACTTTTGTTCCAACAGGATTTGGACAACCGAGTGGTTATAGCTATAATACAGGGTCAACGTCAGGAATATTTAATAACTATGACAGATATGATGCAGCGGGGACCACAATAACTGTAAACAGTTCCGGAGGAAGTAATTTCAGCGGATCAATCACTTATTATCAGGGAGCAACCCCCTTAACTACAGCAGCAAGTGCTAATATATCAGCAAATCAGGATGCATT from Sebaldella termitidis ATCC 33386 includes the following:
- a CDS encoding transketolase family protein — its product is MDNYKLVSPRDFIGETLIEFAEENEKIAVIDSDLSSSVTTNKFAEKFPERFFEMGIAEQNSMGVTTGLALEGLIPFFVDFSIFVTGTVWTQLRQACYSKANVKIIGSHPGIDNGPDGATHHALEDIALSRVLPNLTVLIPADTYELKDMIKKAIEINGPVYIRTARDVVPLYNTEDTGFEPGKAQVIYDEGDDIALIFEGTAGKQAFEGFKLLKEKGYKCKLINIRSIKPVDKELILKTGRTVKGIITVENHSVYGGLGSVTAEILGTAEHKAVLRYVGIKDTFTESGKTSDVKEKYGLSKEKILIAAEDIMKK